The Homo sapiens chromosome 5, GRCh38.p14 Primary Assembly genome includes a window with the following:
- the GDNF gene encoding glial cell line-derived neurotrophic factor isoform 2 precursor (isoform 2 precursor is encoded by transcript variant 2) has translation MKLWDVVAVCLVLLHTASAFPLPAANMPEDYPDQFDDVMDFIQATIKRLKRSPDKQMAVLPRRERNRQAAAANPENSRGKGRRGQRGKNRGCVLTAIHLNVTDLGLGYETKEELIFRYCSGSCDAAETTYDKILKNLSRNRRLVSDKVGQACCRPIAFDDDLSFLDDNLVYHILRKHSAKRCGCI, from the exons ATGAAGTTATGGGATGTCGTGGCTGTCTGCCTGGTGCTGCTCCACACCGCGTCCGCCTTCCCGCTGCCCGCCG CAAATATGCCAGAGGATTATCCTGATCAGTTCGATGATGTCATGGATTTTATTCAAGCCACCATTAAAAGACTGAAAAGGTCACCAGATAAACAAATGGCAGTGCTTCCTAGAAGAGAGCGGAATCGGCAGGCTGCAGCTGCCAACCCAGAGAATTCCAGAGGAAAAGGTCGGAGAGGCCAGAGGGGCAAAAACCGGGGTTGTGTCTTAACTGCAATACATTTAAATGTCACTGACTTGGGTCTGGGCTATGAAACCAAGGAGGAACTGATTTTTAGGTACTGCAGCGGCTCTTGCGATGCAGCTGAGACAACGTACgacaaaatattgaaaaacttATCCAGAAATAGAAGGCTGGTGAGTGACAAAGTAGGGCAGGCATGTTGCAGACCCATCGCCTTTGATGATGACCTGTCGTTTTTAGATGATAACCTGGTTTACCATATTCTAAGAAAGCATTCCGCTAAAAGGTGTGGATGTATCTGA
- the GDNF gene encoding glial cell line-derived neurotrophic factor isoform 5 (isoform 5 is encoded by transcript variant 6), with protein MPEDYPDQFDDVMDFIQATIKRLKRSPDKQMAVLPRRERNRQAAAANPENSRGKGRRGQRGKNRGCVLTAIHLNVTDLGLGYETKEELIFRYCSGSCDAAETTYDKILKNLSRNRRLVSDKVGQACCRPIAFDDDLSFLDDNLVYHILRKHSAKRCGCI; from the coding sequence ATGCCAGAGGATTATCCTGATCAGTTCGATGATGTCATGGATTTTATTCAAGCCACCATTAAAAGACTGAAAAGGTCACCAGATAAACAAATGGCAGTGCTTCCTAGAAGAGAGCGGAATCGGCAGGCTGCAGCTGCCAACCCAGAGAATTCCAGAGGAAAAGGTCGGAGAGGCCAGAGGGGCAAAAACCGGGGTTGTGTCTTAACTGCAATACATTTAAATGTCACTGACTTGGGTCTGGGCTATGAAACCAAGGAGGAACTGATTTTTAGGTACTGCAGCGGCTCTTGCGATGCAGCTGAGACAACGTACgacaaaatattgaaaaacttATCCAGAAATAGAAGGCTGGTGAGTGACAAAGTAGGGCAGGCATGTTGCAGACCCATCGCCTTTGATGATGACCTGTCGTTTTTAGATGATAACCTGGTTTACCATATTCTAAGAAAGCATTCCGCTAAAAGGTGTGGATGTATCTGA
- the GDNF gene encoding glial cell line-derived neurotrophic factor isoform 4 precursor (isoform 4 precursor is encoded by transcript variant 4), which produces MQSLPNSNGAAAGRDFKMKLWDVVAVCLVLLHTASAFPLPAANMPEDYPDQFDDVMDFIQATIKRLKRSPDKQMAVLPRRERNRQAAAANPENSRGKGRRGQRGKNRGCVLTAIHLNVTDLGLGYETKEELIFRYCSGSCDAAETTYDKILKNLSRNRRLVSDKVGQACCRPIAFDDDLSFLDDNLVYHILRKHSAKRCGCI; this is translated from the exons ATGCAGTCTTTGCCTAACAGCAATG GTGCCGCCGCCGGACGGGACTTTAAGATGAAGTTATGGGATGTCGTGGCTGTCTGCCTGGTGCTGCTCCACACCGCGTCCGCCTTCCCGCTGCCCGCCG CAAATATGCCAGAGGATTATCCTGATCAGTTCGATGATGTCATGGATTTTATTCAAGCCACCATTAAAAGACTGAAAAGGTCACCAGATAAACAAATGGCAGTGCTTCCTAGAAGAGAGCGGAATCGGCAGGCTGCAGCTGCCAACCCAGAGAATTCCAGAGGAAAAGGTCGGAGAGGCCAGAGGGGCAAAAACCGGGGTTGTGTCTTAACTGCAATACATTTAAATGTCACTGACTTGGGTCTGGGCTATGAAACCAAGGAGGAACTGATTTTTAGGTACTGCAGCGGCTCTTGCGATGCAGCTGAGACAACGTACgacaaaatattgaaaaacttATCCAGAAATAGAAGGCTGGTGAGTGACAAAGTAGGGCAGGCATGTTGCAGACCCATCGCCTTTGATGATGACCTGTCGTTTTTAGATGATAACCTGGTTTACCATATTCTAAGAAAGCATTCCGCTAAAAGGTGTGGATGTATCTGA
- the GDNF gene encoding glial cell line-derived neurotrophic factor isoform 1 preproprotein (isoform 1 preproprotein is encoded by transcript variant 1): MKLWDVVAVCLVLLHTASAFPLPAGKRPPEAPAEDRSLGRRRAPFALSSDSNMPEDYPDQFDDVMDFIQATIKRLKRSPDKQMAVLPRRERNRQAAAANPENSRGKGRRGQRGKNRGCVLTAIHLNVTDLGLGYETKEELIFRYCSGSCDAAETTYDKILKNLSRNRRLVSDKVGQACCRPIAFDDDLSFLDDNLVYHILRKHSAKRCGCI; encoded by the exons ATGAAGTTATGGGATGTCGTGGCTGTCTGCCTGGTGCTGCTCCACACCGCGTCCGCCTTCCCGCTGCCCGCCGGTAAGAGGCCTCCCGAGGCGCCCGCCGAAGACCGCTCCCTCGGCCGCCGCCGCGCGCCCTTCGCGCTGAGCAGTGACT CAAATATGCCAGAGGATTATCCTGATCAGTTCGATGATGTCATGGATTTTATTCAAGCCACCATTAAAAGACTGAAAAGGTCACCAGATAAACAAATGGCAGTGCTTCCTAGAAGAGAGCGGAATCGGCAGGCTGCAGCTGCCAACCCAGAGAATTCCAGAGGAAAAGGTCGGAGAGGCCAGAGGGGCAAAAACCGGGGTTGTGTCTTAACTGCAATACATTTAAATGTCACTGACTTGGGTCTGGGCTATGAAACCAAGGAGGAACTGATTTTTAGGTACTGCAGCGGCTCTTGCGATGCAGCTGAGACAACGTACgacaaaatattgaaaaacttATCCAGAAATAGAAGGCTGGTGAGTGACAAAGTAGGGCAGGCATGTTGCAGACCCATCGCCTTTGATGATGACCTGTCGTTTTTAGATGATAACCTGGTTTACCATATTCTAAGAAAGCATTCCGCTAAAAGGTGTGGATGTATCTGA
- the GDNF gene encoding glial cell line-derived neurotrophic factor isoform 3 precursor (isoform 3 precursor is encoded by transcript variant 3), which yields MQSLPNSNGAAAGRDFKMKLWDVVAVCLVLLHTASAFPLPAGKRPPEAPAEDRSLGRRRAPFALSSDSNMPEDYPDQFDDVMDFIQATIKRLKRSPDKQMAVLPRRERNRQAAAANPENSRGKGRRGQRGKNRGCVLTAIHLNVTDLGLGYETKEELIFRYCSGSCDAAETTYDKILKNLSRNRRLVSDKVGQACCRPIAFDDDLSFLDDNLVYHILRKHSAKRCGCI from the exons ATGCAGTCTTTGCCTAACAGCAATG GTGCCGCCGCCGGACGGGACTTTAAGATGAAGTTATGGGATGTCGTGGCTGTCTGCCTGGTGCTGCTCCACACCGCGTCCGCCTTCCCGCTGCCCGCCGGTAAGAGGCCTCCCGAGGCGCCCGCCGAAGACCGCTCCCTCGGCCGCCGCCGCGCGCCCTTCGCGCTGAGCAGTGACT CAAATATGCCAGAGGATTATCCTGATCAGTTCGATGATGTCATGGATTTTATTCAAGCCACCATTAAAAGACTGAAAAGGTCACCAGATAAACAAATGGCAGTGCTTCCTAGAAGAGAGCGGAATCGGCAGGCTGCAGCTGCCAACCCAGAGAATTCCAGAGGAAAAGGTCGGAGAGGCCAGAGGGGCAAAAACCGGGGTTGTGTCTTAACTGCAATACATTTAAATGTCACTGACTTGGGTCTGGGCTATGAAACCAAGGAGGAACTGATTTTTAGGTACTGCAGCGGCTCTTGCGATGCAGCTGAGACAACGTACgacaaaatattgaaaaacttATCCAGAAATAGAAGGCTGGTGAGTGACAAAGTAGGGCAGGCATGTTGCAGACCCATCGCCTTTGATGATGACCTGTCGTTTTTAGATGATAACCTGGTTTACCATATTCTAAGAAAGCATTCCGCTAAAAGGTGTGGATGTATCTGA